In Streptomyces sp. DG2A-72, one genomic interval encodes:
- a CDS encoding MarR family winged helix-turn-helix transcriptional regulator, which produces MNTAPASSEEASTAEEPRWLTADEQRTWRFYLHASTLLEDHLDRQLQRDAGMPHIYYGLLVALAESPGRRLRMTELAMHAKITRSRLSHAIARLEKNGWVRREDCPSDKRGQFAVLTEEGAEVLRRTAPGHVEAVRQALFDRLTPDQQKSLGEIMQIIAEGLQPSEAGADLPWLR; this is translated from the coding sequence ATGAACACGGCACCCGCATCCTCCGAAGAAGCGTCCACAGCCGAGGAGCCCCGCTGGCTCACCGCCGACGAGCAGCGCACCTGGCGCTTCTACCTGCACGCCAGCACGCTCCTCGAGGACCACCTGGACCGCCAGCTCCAGCGTGACGCGGGCATGCCGCACATCTACTACGGCCTTCTGGTCGCCCTTGCCGAGTCCCCCGGCCGCCGGCTGAGAATGACCGAGCTGGCCATGCACGCGAAGATCACCCGGTCCCGGCTCTCCCACGCCATCGCGCGCCTGGAGAAGAACGGGTGGGTACGGCGTGAGGACTGCCCATCCGACAAGCGGGGCCAGTTCGCGGTGCTGACGGAGGAGGGCGCGGAGGTGCTGCGCCGCACCGCGCCCGGCCATGTCGAGGCCGTACGCCAGGCCTTGTTCGACCGGCTCACCCCCGACCAGCAGAAGTCCCTCGGCGAGATCATGCAGATCATCGCGGAGGGGCTCCAGCCGAGCGAGGCGGGCGCGGATCTGCCCTGGCTGCGGTGA
- a CDS encoding dioxygenase — protein MSAATQERMPALYLSHGAPPLADDPIWPGELAAWSADLPRPKAILMVSAHWEEAPLALGATEPVPLVYDFWGFPEHYYQVRYDAPGAPELAESVRKLLRAPGTPVQDVPDRGLDHGAYVPLVEMFPEADIPVLQVSMPTLDPVRLMEIGRKLAPLRDEGVLIVGSGFFTHNLAALRHTGGGVPRWSSEFDDWGRSALESRDVDSLLDFLNKAPAGRYAHPRTEHFAPLFVTLGAADAAGELDAQKSVIDGFWMGMAKRSVQFG, from the coding sequence ATGTCCGCCGCCACTCAGGAGCGCATGCCCGCCCTGTATCTCAGCCACGGCGCCCCACCACTCGCGGACGACCCGATCTGGCCCGGCGAACTCGCCGCCTGGTCCGCCGACCTGCCGCGCCCCAAGGCGATCCTGATGGTCTCCGCCCACTGGGAAGAGGCCCCGCTCGCCCTCGGCGCCACCGAGCCGGTCCCGCTCGTCTACGACTTCTGGGGCTTCCCCGAGCACTACTACCAGGTGCGGTACGACGCCCCGGGCGCCCCCGAACTCGCCGAGTCCGTACGGAAGTTGCTGCGGGCGCCGGGCACGCCCGTGCAGGACGTCCCGGACCGCGGCCTCGACCACGGCGCCTATGTCCCGCTGGTGGAGATGTTCCCCGAGGCCGACATCCCGGTCCTGCAGGTCTCCATGCCGACCCTCGACCCGGTCCGGCTCATGGAGATCGGCCGCAAGCTCGCGCCGCTGCGCGACGAGGGCGTACTGATCGTCGGTTCCGGCTTCTTCACCCACAACCTGGCCGCGCTGCGGCACACGGGCGGGGGAGTGCCGCGCTGGTCGTCCGAGTTCGACGACTGGGGCCGGAGCGCGCTGGAGTCCCGTGACGTGGACTCCCTGCTGGACTTCCTGAACAAGGCCCCGGCCGGCCGCTACGCCCATCCGCGCACCGAGCACTTCGCCCCGCTGTTCGTGACGCTGGGCGCGGCGGACGCGGCCGGTGAGCTGGACGCGCAGAAGTCGGTGATCGACGGGTTCTGGATGGGAATGGCGAAGCGGTCCGTTCAGTTCGGGTGA
- a CDS encoding RNA polymerase sigma factor RpoD/SigA — protein MATGAVARRQSAKGGTDAARSVRAHGGEIADRDLVGMYLDEIARTPLLDAAKEVELSQTIEAGVFARQVLAGEAESQVDAAREELEALVAEGERAKDVFIRSNLRLVVAVARRYPRSGLPLLDLIQEGNAGLVRAVEKFDYRKGFKFSTYATWWIRQAITRSIADQSRTIRLPVHLVEELGRIRRIQREFNRENGREPEPAEIAAELDSTPERVTDVLDWARDPVSLNMSVDDDGDTQFGDLLEDTSAVSPEQSVLTLLRSEGLEELISRLDQRTASIIKMRYGIEDGRERTLTEVGKEHGLTRERIRQIEKHALLELKKLARDTGFDAAA, from the coding sequence ATGGCAACCGGTGCCGTCGCCCGTCGTCAGTCCGCCAAGGGCGGGACCGACGCGGCACGCAGTGTTCGCGCCCACGGCGGCGAGATCGCTGACCGCGACCTGGTCGGCATGTACCTCGACGAGATCGCGCGCACACCGCTGCTCGACGCCGCCAAGGAGGTCGAGCTGTCTCAGACCATCGAGGCGGGTGTGTTCGCGCGACAGGTCCTCGCCGGCGAGGCGGAGTCCCAGGTGGACGCCGCCCGCGAGGAGCTCGAGGCACTGGTCGCCGAGGGTGAGCGGGCCAAGGACGTCTTCATCCGCTCCAACCTCCGCCTGGTCGTTGCCGTGGCCCGCCGCTACCCCCGCAGCGGCCTGCCCCTGCTGGACCTCATCCAGGAGGGCAACGCCGGTCTGGTGCGCGCGGTGGAGAAGTTCGACTACCGCAAGGGCTTCAAGTTCTCGACGTACGCGACCTGGTGGATCCGCCAGGCCATCACCCGCTCGATAGCCGACCAGTCCCGCACCATCCGGCTGCCCGTCCACCTGGTGGAGGAGCTGGGCCGGATCCGCCGCATCCAGCGCGAGTTCAACCGGGAGAACGGCCGCGAGCCGGAGCCCGCCGAGATCGCCGCCGAGCTCGACTCGACGCCGGAGCGCGTGACGGACGTCCTGGACTGGGCCCGCGACCCGGTCTCGCTCAACATGTCGGTGGACGACGACGGCGACACCCAGTTCGGCGACCTGCTCGAGGACACCTCCGCGGTCTCGCCCGAGCAGTCGGTGCTGACGCTGCTGCGCAGCGAGGGACTGGAAGAGCTGATCAGCCGCCTCGACCAGCGCACCGCCTCGATCATCAAGATGCGGTACGGCATCGAGGACGGCCGGGAGCGCACGCTGACGGAGGTCGGCAAGGAGCACGGTCTCACGCGTGAGCGGATCCGGCAGATCGAGAAGCACGCCCTGCTGGAGCTGAAGAAGCTGGCCCGGGACACCGGGTTCGACGCGGCAGCGTAA
- a CDS encoding TetR family transcriptional regulator: MVFCRYFATKEEAVAPLYTTGAQRWAEAVREAPAELPLPEALEHAVRHTLTPGTGVSAASWEWVRTLVRLAMTSPALRKVWGEVCLASETSLAVVLGERGGVAEGSVIAEGDDIVAERSVVSPELRYAAAVAGAAVRVAVESWASGEAPATGPEGPAALALRNLEAVRGFWGEALRGGQR; the protein is encoded by the coding sequence GTGGTCTTCTGCCGCTACTTCGCGACCAAGGAGGAGGCGGTCGCCCCGCTCTACACCACGGGCGCCCAGCGCTGGGCCGAGGCGGTACGGGAGGCCCCTGCCGAACTGCCGCTCCCCGAGGCCCTGGAACACGCCGTACGGCACACCCTGACGCCGGGAACAGGGGTCTCCGCGGCGTCCTGGGAGTGGGTGCGCACGCTGGTCCGCCTGGCCATGACCAGCCCCGCACTGCGGAAGGTGTGGGGCGAGGTGTGTCTGGCGTCCGAGACGTCGCTGGCTGTGGTGTTGGGGGAGCGGGGTGGGGTTGCAGAGGGGTCGGTGATCGCGGAGGGTGACGACATCGTTGCCGAGCGCTCTGTGGTGTCCCCCGAACTCCGTTACGCCGCTGCCGTCGCCGGCGCCGCGGTGCGTGTGGCGGTCGAGTCCTGGGCGTCGGGCGAGGCACCGGCGACGGGACCGGAGGGGCCGGCCGCGTTGGCGTTGCGGAACTTGGAGGCGGTGCGGGGGTTTTGGGGCGAAGCGCTCCGCGGGGGGCAGCGATAG
- a CDS encoding GNAT family N-acetyltransferase, with protein sequence MSSERTEVQVRPGVESDLEALTDLYNHYVRETPITFDTAAFVPEERRPWLLSHPEDGPYRLMVATEVDSQEILGYATSSPYRAKPAYATSVEVTVYVAPGAGRRGIGTLLYKALFEALADEDLHRAYAGIAQPNEASTRLHERFGFRYVGTYREVGRKFGRYWDVAWYEKDL encoded by the coding sequence ATGTCGTCGGAGCGTACAGAGGTGCAGGTCAGGCCGGGAGTCGAGAGCGACCTCGAAGCCCTCACCGATCTCTACAACCACTATGTACGTGAGACGCCCATCACATTTGACACGGCCGCCTTCGTTCCGGAAGAGCGCCGCCCTTGGCTGCTCTCCCACCCTGAAGACGGCCCGTACCGGCTGATGGTTGCCACGGAGGTGGACTCACAGGAAATTCTGGGCTACGCCACATCCAGCCCTTACCGCGCGAAGCCCGCCTACGCGACCTCCGTCGAGGTCACGGTGTACGTCGCCCCCGGCGCGGGCCGCCGCGGCATCGGCACGCTCCTCTACAAGGCCCTCTTCGAGGCGCTGGCCGACGAGGACCTGCACCGGGCCTACGCGGGCATCGCCCAGCCCAACGAAGCGTCCACGCGGCTGCATGAACGCTTCGGATTCCGCTACGTCGGCACGTACCGGGAGGTGGGCCGGAAGTTCGGCCGCTACTGGGACGTCGCCTGGTACGAGAAGGATCTGTAG